Below is a genomic region from Pseudanabaena sp. BC1403.
AGCATAACGCTCCCGACTAATTTCCATGACTTTCCTCTTCTATTGTGCTATAGCCCAATCTTTGCACCCGTTCCATTGCCATTTCTTTGGCATTGGGAGCATCTAAAGCCTGATTTACCAAGCTATTCAGTCCTTGGATATGTCTTGTGCCACCGATCGCTACTAACGAAACAGTTTTGCTGTCTCCCGGCTCAAACCTAATCGCAGTCCCAGCAGGAATGTCCAACCGAAATCCATAAGCTTGGGCGCGATCAAATTGCAAAGCCCGATTCACTTCTAGAAAGTGGTAATGGGAACCAATTTGGATCGGGCGATCGCCTAAGTTTGCTACTGTAAGAGTCTTAGTCTCTCGACCAGCATTTAGTTGCAATGAGCCAGATTCGCAGAGCACTTCACCAGGAAAGGAATTTTGAGAGTTTGAAGTTGGAAGGTTTGTCATATCAGTTTCAGGTTCCAGGGCTACGAATTGGGTTGTGAATACTGATCAGCTTAGTACCGTCGGCAAAATGAGCTTCAACCTGAATCAACGGAATTAGCTCTGTTACGCCAGG
It encodes:
- a CDS encoding urease subunit beta, which gives rise to MTNLPTSNSQNSFPGEVLCESGSLQLNAGRETKTLTVANLGDRPIQIGSHYHFLEVNRALQFDRAQAYGFRLDIPAGTAIRFEPGDSKTVSLVAIGGTRHIQGLNSLVNQALDAPNAKEMAMERVQRLGYSTIEEESHGN